The Manihot esculenta cultivar AM560-2 chromosome 1, M.esculenta_v8, whole genome shotgun sequence genome has a window encoding:
- the LOC110611746 gene encoding DAR GTPase 3, chloroplastic isoform X2 — translation MGVQILGLCSPTPAAWVHVPETRNKSLPTAALATTASLSSPPPTIQVVGGKTPSWNGNVNYNSSVPVDGFVGDADWVDLDTDLYYWTKDLRPVQWYPGHIAKTEKELKEQLKLMDVVIEVRDARIPLSTTHPQMDLWLGNRKRILVLNREDMISKADRNAWANYFSRQGIKAVFSNGKLGMGTMKLSRLAKSLAAGVNVKRRAKGLLPRPVRAGIVGYPNVGKSSLINRLLKRRMCEAAPRPGVTRELKWVRFGKELEFLDSPGIIPMRISDQSAAIKLAICDDIGERSYDVVDVAAILVRMLTMIPSV, via the exons ATGGGAGTGCAGATTTTGGGGCTCTGTTCACCCACTCCTGCTGCGTGGGTTCACGTACCTGAAACTCGAAACAAGTCATTACCAACTGCAGCACTCGCAACTACTGCTTCTCTCTCGTCTCCACCTCCCACTATTCAG GTTGTTGGTGGAAAAACTCCAAGTTGGAATGGAAATGTAAATTACAATTCCAGTGTCCCTGTTGATGGTTTTGTAGGCGACGCTGATTGGGTTGATCTTGATACAGATCTTTATTATTGGACCAAGGATCTGCGCCCTGTTCAG TGGTATCCGGGTCATATTGCCAAAACCGAAAAAGAACTGAAAGAGCAACTTAAGTTAATGGATGTTGTGATAGAGGTGCGAGATGCAAGAATTCCTTTGTCCACAACCCATCCACAG ATGGATTTATGGCTTGGAAATAGGAAAAGGATCCTAGTTTTGAATAGAGAAGATATGATATCCAAGGCAGACCGGAATGCTTGGGCTAATTATTTTTCAAGGCAGGGAATAAAGGCTGTCTTTTCCAATGGCAAACTTGGAATG GGTACTATGAAGCTGAGCCGGTTAGCAAAGTCATTAGCTGCAGGTGTAAATGTCAAACGCAGAGCAAAAGGGCTTCTCCCTCGCCCA GTTCGAGCTGGAATAGTTGGCTATCCAAATGTTGGAAAATCATCTTTGATCAACCGTTTGTTGAAGCGTCGGATGTGTGAAGCAGCTCCTAGACCTGGAGTTACAAGAGAATTGAA ATGGGTTCGATTTGGAAAAGAACTTGAGTTTCTGGACTCACCTGGCATAATCCCAATGCGGATTAGTGATCAATCAGCTGCTATAAAGCTTGCTATATGTGATGACATTGGGGAGAGATCCTATGATGTGGTTGATGTAGCAGCAATTCTTGTAAGGATGCTGACAATGATTCCATCT GTGTGA
- the LOC110611746 gene encoding DAR GTPase 3, chloroplastic isoform X1, giving the protein MGVQILGLCSPTPAAWVHVPETRNKSLPTAALATTASLSSPPPTIQVVGGKTPSWNGNVNYNSSVPVDGFVGDADWVDLDTDLYYWTKDLRPVQWYPGHIAKTEKELKEQLKLMDVVIEVRDARIPLSTTHPQMDLWLGNRKRILVLNREDMISKADRNAWANYFSRQGIKAVFSNGKLGMGTMKLSRLAKSLAAGVNVKRRAKGLLPRPVRAGIVGYPNVGKSSLINRLLKRRMCEAAPRPGVTRELKWVRFGKELEFLDSPGIIPMRISDQSAAIKLAICDDIGERSYDVVDVAAILVRMLTMIPSVGVKALHNRYKIDADEHIFIQKLAVHLFNGDTHQAAFRILSDFRKGKFGWVALERPPR; this is encoded by the exons ATGGGAGTGCAGATTTTGGGGCTCTGTTCACCCACTCCTGCTGCGTGGGTTCACGTACCTGAAACTCGAAACAAGTCATTACCAACTGCAGCACTCGCAACTACTGCTTCTCTCTCGTCTCCACCTCCCACTATTCAG GTTGTTGGTGGAAAAACTCCAAGTTGGAATGGAAATGTAAATTACAATTCCAGTGTCCCTGTTGATGGTTTTGTAGGCGACGCTGATTGGGTTGATCTTGATACAGATCTTTATTATTGGACCAAGGATCTGCGCCCTGTTCAG TGGTATCCGGGTCATATTGCCAAAACCGAAAAAGAACTGAAAGAGCAACTTAAGTTAATGGATGTTGTGATAGAGGTGCGAGATGCAAGAATTCCTTTGTCCACAACCCATCCACAG ATGGATTTATGGCTTGGAAATAGGAAAAGGATCCTAGTTTTGAATAGAGAAGATATGATATCCAAGGCAGACCGGAATGCTTGGGCTAATTATTTTTCAAGGCAGGGAATAAAGGCTGTCTTTTCCAATGGCAAACTTGGAATG GGTACTATGAAGCTGAGCCGGTTAGCAAAGTCATTAGCTGCAGGTGTAAATGTCAAACGCAGAGCAAAAGGGCTTCTCCCTCGCCCA GTTCGAGCTGGAATAGTTGGCTATCCAAATGTTGGAAAATCATCTTTGATCAACCGTTTGTTGAAGCGTCGGATGTGTGAAGCAGCTCCTAGACCTGGAGTTACAAGAGAATTGAA ATGGGTTCGATTTGGAAAAGAACTTGAGTTTCTGGACTCACCTGGCATAATCCCAATGCGGATTAGTGATCAATCAGCTGCTATAAAGCTTGCTATATGTGATGACATTGGGGAGAGATCCTATGATGTGGTTGATGTAGCAGCAATTCTTGTAAGGATGCTGACAATGATTCCATCTGTAG GTGTGAAGGCTCTTCATAACCGCTACAAGATTGATGCAGATGAGCATAT ATTTATTCAAAAGCTTGCAGTCCACTTGTTCAATGGGGACACCCATCAAGCAGCCTTCCGTATCTTGTCTGATTTTCGGAAAGGCAAATTTGGTTGGGTGGCACTGGAGAGGCCCCCGAGGTAA
- the LOC110611756 gene encoding RAN GTPase-activating protein 1, protein MDSTMQAFQHRTLSVKLWPPSQSTRLMLVERMTKNLITPSIISRKYGLLSKEEAEEDAKEIEESAFAVADQHHQKEPDGDGSSAVQVYAKESSKLMLEVLKRGPRRKEDGEAAAIEKSAAVHGDVFDISGGQRAFISAEEAEGLFKPLKEPGNQYSKICFSNRSFGLDAAGVAEPILSSIKDQLTEVDLSDFVAGRPESEALQVMNIFSLALEGSNLRYLNLSNNALGEKGVRAFEALLKSQNSLEELYLINDGISEEAACAVRELIPSTGKLKVLEFHNNMTGDEGAVAIADIVKRSPMLENFRCSSTRIGSDGGVVLAEALGACSRLRKLDLNDNMFGVEAGVALSKSIVAFADLTEIYLNYLNLEDEGAEALSNALKESAPSLEVLEMAGNDITAKGASALAACIAAKQFLSKLNLSENELKDEGGILIAKAIESGHGQLNEVDLSTNSIRRAGARLLGQAVVLKPGFKLLNINGNFISDEGIDEVKDIFKNLPGVLGPLDENDPEGEDLDEAKEVDADNEDELESKLKGLEIKHDE, encoded by the coding sequence ATGGATTCTACAATGCAAGCTTTCCAGCACCGAACACTTTCTGTTAAATTGTGGCCTCCTAGTCAGAGTACTAGGTTAATGCTTGTAGAGAGAATGACGAAGAATCTTATTACTCCATCTATTATTTCCAGAAAGTATGGACTATTGAGCAAAGAAGAGGCTGAGGAGGATGCCAAGGAAATTGAAGAGTCAGCATTTGCTGTTGCAGACCAACACCATCAGAAAGAGCCAGATGGTGATGGAAGTTCTGCAGTGCAGGTTTATGCCAAAGAATCCAGTAAGCTCATGCTGGAAGTTCTTAAAAGGGGCCCTAGAAGGAAGGAGGATGGGGAGGCAGCAGCAATTGAGAAATCTGCTGCTGTGCATGGAGATGTATTTGACATATCTGGTGGTCAACGCGCGTTTATCAGTGCAGAGGAGGCTGAGGGTCTTTTTAAACCACTTAAGGAGCCTGGAAACCAGTATTCTAAGATCTGTTTCAGCAACAGAAGTTTTGGCTTGGATGCTGCTGGTGTTGCAGAGCCAATCTTGTCTTCGATCAAGGATCAGTTGACAGAAGTAGACTTATCCGACTTTGTTGCAGGAAGGCCAGAGTCAGAAGCTCTTCAAGTTATGAATATATTTTCTTTGGCCCTGGAGGGTTCTAACTTGAGATATCTGAACCTTTCAAATAATGCCTTGGGTGAAAAAGGTGTAAGGGCTTTTGAAGCACTCCTCAAATCACAAAATAGTCTGGAGGAGCTTTATCTAATAAATGATGGTATCTCAGAGGAAGCTGCTTGTGCAGTTCGTGAGCTAATCCCTTCCACTGGGAAGCTGAAGGTCCTTGAGTTTCACAACAACATGACAGGTGATGAAGGTGCAGTTGCTATTGCTGATATTGTGAAACGATCTCCTATGTTGGAGAATTTCCGATGTTCTTCAACAAGGATAGGCTCAGACGGTGGTGTTGTACTGGCTGAAGCACTTGGAGCATGTAGTCGTTTACGGAAGCTTGATCTTAATGATAACATGTTTGGAGTGGAAGCTGGAGTTGCTTTGAGCAAGTCTATAGTTGCATTTGCAGATCTTACTGAGATTTATCTCAATTACCTAAACTTGGAGGATGAGGGGGCGGAAGCACTTTCCAATGCTCTAAAAGAGTCTGCACCTTCACTTGAAGTTCTTGAAATGGCTGGTAATGATATAACTGCCAAAGGAGCTTCTGCTTTGGCAGCCTGTATTGCAGCAAAACAATTTCTCAGCAAGTTAAACCTTTCTGAGAATGAACTGAAGGATGAAGGTGGTATTTTGATTGCTAAGGCAATAGAGAGTGGTCATGGCCAGTTAAATGAAGTTGATTTGAGCACTAACTCAATCAGAAGGGCCGGGGCAAGGCTCTTGGGACAGGCTGTTGTGCTTAAGCCTGGATTTAAGCTGCTCAATATCAATGGTAATTTTATATCTGATGAAGGGATAGATGAGGTGAAGGATATATTCAAGAATTTGCCTGGTGTGCTTGGGCCTTTGGATGAGAATGATCCAGAAGGTGAAGATCTTGATGAGGCAAAAGAAGTGGATGCAGATAATGAAGATGAACTGGAGTCTAaactcaaggggcttgaaatcaagcatgacgAATAA
- the LOC110617581 gene encoding uncharacterized protein LOC110617581 isoform X1, which produces MAASLDSPSPVHLARKSTALMISSPLFSPASDKCFWSTLRSRIDTLLENRQSKVSISQDKLNLDTSSATRVNVGESDRAKRMKEDSLLLLRGFDSIAHTLSQLSNNLDNALQGTRCLAEPPTLREIFHGNINNSEIKQEGLENEQNESKLEEGNNSVDQGNKGSKRKFEQTDDSSADQGNSSHKENEQSPKDKQMKKAKNLAVSMAMKAASLARELKSIKSDLCFMQERCTLLEEENRKLRDGFSEGIRPEEDDLMRLQMEALLAEKSRLANENANLIRENQCLHQLVEYHQLTSLDLSASYEQLVQGMCLDFSSPSPSIKEEADNNEYPQTPETNTFDFSASLEECSRKEHQ; this is translated from the exons atggcTGCTTCCCTGGATTCGCCATCCCCCGTCCACCTCGCCAGG AAGTCCACAGCCTTGATGATTTCTTCACCTCTGTTCAGCCCTGCCTCAGATAAGTGTTTCTGGAGCACTCTTCGTAGCCGGATCGATACGCTTCTCGAGAATCGCCAAAGCAAGGTTTCCATCAGCCAAGATAAACTCAATCTTGACACATCTTCAGCCACCCGTGTG AATGTGGGAGAATCGGATCGAGCTAAAAGAATGAAAGAGGACTCTTTGCTTTTGCTAAGAGGTTTTGACTCCATTGCTCACACGCTCTCTCAGCTCTCCAATAATCTGGATAACGCTCTTCAG GGAACTAGATGTCTAGCTGAACCGCCCACATTGAGAGAAATTTTTCATGGCAACATCAACAACTCAGAGATTAAACAAGAGGGTTTAGAAAATGAACAGAATGAATCAAAATTAGAGGAAGGAAATAATTCAGTGGATCaaggaaataaaggatcaaaaaGGAAGTTCGAACAAACTGATGATAGCTCAGCGGATCAAGGAAATAGCTCACACAAGGAAAACGAGCAGAGCCCAAAAGATAAGCAGATGAAGAAAGCCAAAAAT CTTGCAGTTTCAATGGCAATGAAAGCAGCTTCACTTGCAAGAGAACTCAAGTCAATAAAATCTGATTTATGTTTCATGCAAGAGAGATGCACCCTGCTAGAAGAAGAGAACAGAAAGCTTCGTGATGGATTCTCTGAAGGGATCAGACCAGAGGAAGATGATCTG ATGAGGCTTCAAATGGAGGCACTGCTTGCTGAAAAATCCAGATTAGCGAATGAAAATGCAAATCTTATCAGGGAAAATCAATGCCTTCACCAGCTCGTAGAGTACCACCAACTCACCTCCCTCGATCTCTCTGCATCCTATGAGCAACTCGTGCAAGGAATGTGCTTAGACTTTTCTTCTCCCTCTCCATCCATAAAGGAAGAGGCAGATAATAATGAATATCCACAAACACCAGAAACCAATACTTTTGACTTCTCTGCTTCTCTAGAGGAGTGCTCTCGCAAAGAACATCAGTAG
- the LOC110617581 gene encoding uncharacterized protein LOC110617581 isoform X2, with protein sequence MAASLDSPSPVHLARSTALMISSPLFSPASDKCFWSTLRSRIDTLLENRQSKVSISQDKLNLDTSSATRVNVGESDRAKRMKEDSLLLLRGFDSIAHTLSQLSNNLDNALQGTRCLAEPPTLREIFHGNINNSEIKQEGLENEQNESKLEEGNNSVDQGNKGSKRKFEQTDDSSADQGNSSHKENEQSPKDKQMKKAKNLAVSMAMKAASLARELKSIKSDLCFMQERCTLLEEENRKLRDGFSEGIRPEEDDLMRLQMEALLAEKSRLANENANLIRENQCLHQLVEYHQLTSLDLSASYEQLVQGMCLDFSSPSPSIKEEADNNEYPQTPETNTFDFSASLEECSRKEHQ encoded by the exons atggcTGCTTCCCTGGATTCGCCATCCCCCGTCCACCTCGCCAGG TCCACAGCCTTGATGATTTCTTCACCTCTGTTCAGCCCTGCCTCAGATAAGTGTTTCTGGAGCACTCTTCGTAGCCGGATCGATACGCTTCTCGAGAATCGCCAAAGCAAGGTTTCCATCAGCCAAGATAAACTCAATCTTGACACATCTTCAGCCACCCGTGTG AATGTGGGAGAATCGGATCGAGCTAAAAGAATGAAAGAGGACTCTTTGCTTTTGCTAAGAGGTTTTGACTCCATTGCTCACACGCTCTCTCAGCTCTCCAATAATCTGGATAACGCTCTTCAG GGAACTAGATGTCTAGCTGAACCGCCCACATTGAGAGAAATTTTTCATGGCAACATCAACAACTCAGAGATTAAACAAGAGGGTTTAGAAAATGAACAGAATGAATCAAAATTAGAGGAAGGAAATAATTCAGTGGATCaaggaaataaaggatcaaaaaGGAAGTTCGAACAAACTGATGATAGCTCAGCGGATCAAGGAAATAGCTCACACAAGGAAAACGAGCAGAGCCCAAAAGATAAGCAGATGAAGAAAGCCAAAAAT CTTGCAGTTTCAATGGCAATGAAAGCAGCTTCACTTGCAAGAGAACTCAAGTCAATAAAATCTGATTTATGTTTCATGCAAGAGAGATGCACCCTGCTAGAAGAAGAGAACAGAAAGCTTCGTGATGGATTCTCTGAAGGGATCAGACCAGAGGAAGATGATCTG ATGAGGCTTCAAATGGAGGCACTGCTTGCTGAAAAATCCAGATTAGCGAATGAAAATGCAAATCTTATCAGGGAAAATCAATGCCTTCACCAGCTCGTAGAGTACCACCAACTCACCTCCCTCGATCTCTCTGCATCCTATGAGCAACTCGTGCAAGGAATGTGCTTAGACTTTTCTTCTCCCTCTCCATCCATAAAGGAAGAGGCAGATAATAATGAATATCCACAAACACCAGAAACCAATACTTTTGACTTCTCTGCTTCTCTAGAGGAGTGCTCTCGCAAAGAACATCAGTAG
- the LOC110617591 gene encoding uncharacterized protein LOC110617591, producing the protein MGRKPSAARLIEKPHRNESRVVETERDNPLLEKVHLQPENTNTTVERVELQQANSSKTMLGKKVQKFPAKVRRSARLQNSVMDKDNEDIEHILEEISVSESEQEDEPADEELPEPTLNKKILHEKVDYLIQLLKAQQKTMDAFNSTVIGKTFCGENSVMGDLTYKSLYIDSQKKVEALTEENLQLNRKLEFALGKIEVYEKGNRVVPEVLEKLKDLFKDAFWLSSLTRVTEATRNCTASENGDDCKNSAKRKRLDKVTNKN; encoded by the exons ATGGGTCGGAAACCCAGTGCTGCTAGACTTATAGAAAAGCCACACAGG AATGAAAGCAGGGTGGTGGAGACTGAAAGGGATAATCCTTTGTTAGAGAAAGTACATCTCCAGCCTGAAAACACAAACACTACTGTGGAGAGGGTTGAactacaacaagcaaactctTCCAAAACCATGCTTGGAAAGAAAGTACAGAAATTCCCTGCTAAAGTTAGGCGATCTGCTCGTCTTCAAAATTCAGTAATGGATAAGGACAACGAAGACATTGAGCATATTCTTGAAGAGATATCTGTCAGTGAAAGTGAGCAAGAAGATGAGCCTGCAGATGAGGAATTGCCAGAGCCTACTCTGAATAAGAAAATCTTGCATGAGAAAGTTGACTATCTTATACAACTTTTAAAAGCACAGCAAAAGACCATGGATGCATTTAATTCTACT GTAATTGGGAAGACATTCTGTGGTGAAAACTCTGTAATGGGAGATCTCACATATAAAAGCTTGTATATTGACTCCCaaaaaaag GTTGAAGCTCTGACAGAGGAAAATCTACAGCTGAATAGGAAGTTGGAATTTGCTCTTGGAAAAATTGAAGTG TATGAGAAGGGGAATCGTGTAGTTCCTGAAGTGTTGGAGAAGTTGAAAGATTTATTTAAAGATGCATTTTGGTTATCAAGTCTGACGCGAGTCACTGAAGCAACACGCAATTGTACTGCATCTGAGAATGGCGATGATTGCAAGAATTCTGCTAAGAGGAAGAGACTTGATAAAGTAACTAACAAGAACTGA